The DNA segment AGGTACCATGGCTCTTGAATATTTAAGGCCTGCTCAAATATATGTTTTGTTATCATATTTGCTCCTTTGGATTTTGATTGGGATTTTACCTATTATATCATTTACCCACTCAAAAGTCAAAAGAGCCCAAATGAGCTTTATGCATAATAAATGGCTAAAAGACCTACATTATGAATTTTTGACCTATGCTAAACCTGTTGGATTAGGGGTTTATGGAATAAGTGTAAGTTGTTTAGATGTGGATGATTTAAAAGGAAGAGATAAAGATGGCAATTTAATAGGAAATTTTGGTGCAAAGGATTTAGCCGCTCAATTAGCTTATGGTTTAATGACCGATACCAATTTATCAATAGGTGCCTCATTAAAACTTATTAAACAAAAGATTGAGAGTGAAAAAGCTTGTGCATTAGCATTTGATATTGGTCTTTTATACCATGAACCATTACTAAAAAACCTTAGCTTTGCATTTGTCATCCAAAATATTGGCACAAAACTTAAATTTATCCACAAACGAGAAGATTTACCAGTTATTTACCGCGCAGGTATTTCTTACAAAATGCTTGATGACAGACTGATTTTAGCCGCTGATTTAACTCAACCAGCAGATAATGACTGTCGAATAAACTTAGGTACAGAATATATCCTCACCTCAAATTTAGCATT comes from the bacterium genome and includes:
- a CDS encoding PorV/PorQ family protein, encoding GTMALEYLRPAQIYVLLSYLLLWILIGILPIISFTHSKVKRAQMSFMHNKWLKDLHYEFLTYAKPVGLGVYGISVSCLDVDDLKGRDKDGNLIGNFGAKDLAAQLAYGLMTDTNLSIGASLKLIKQKIESEKACALAFDIGLLYHEPLLKNLSFAFVIQNIGTKLKFIHKREDLPVIYRAGISYKMLDDRLILAADLTQPADNDCRINLGTEYILTSNLALRCGYTSKNDLDNGFSFGAGFKFNILQLDYAYVPYGNLENTHRISVSFYF